The following proteins are encoded in a genomic region of Bradyrhizobium sp. SK17:
- a CDS encoding outer membrane protein: MLKTALIGLGAIAVLAGSPALAADMAVKAPPPVMLPVYSWTGFYIGAQAGYGLSDYRSTFSGFDAGDTPPPQSPHGDGFVGGGEVGYNFQSGKFVVGVEADISYADMRGRATGVSAFGIVQTVEQKIDWLGTVRGRLGVVPVERLLLFATGGVAFGGTGLSGSDNPGVNCAVTSCGAGSTSSTNTGWTAGGGIEYAWSNQLSLKAEYLHVDLGSNSLTYPVTLAVSQSTTRAEYRADIVRFGINWKLGAYN, translated from the coding sequence ATGCTCAAGACAGCGCTCATTGGCCTTGGTGCCATCGCCGTGCTGGCGGGATCGCCGGCCCTCGCGGCTGACATGGCGGTGAAGGCTCCGCCGCCGGTCATGTTGCCCGTCTATAGCTGGACGGGCTTTTATATCGGCGCCCAGGCCGGATACGGTCTCAGTGACTACAGAAGCACATTTTCCGGCTTTGATGCCGGCGACACGCCTCCGCCCCAATCGCCGCATGGCGACGGGTTCGTCGGCGGCGGCGAGGTCGGGTACAACTTTCAATCCGGAAAATTTGTGGTCGGCGTCGAAGCCGATATTTCCTATGCCGACATGCGCGGACGCGCCACCGGCGTCAGCGCGTTCGGCATCGTGCAGACCGTCGAACAGAAGATTGACTGGCTCGGCACGGTGCGAGGCCGTCTTGGCGTCGTGCCGGTTGAGCGGCTGTTGCTGTTCGCGACCGGCGGTGTGGCGTTCGGCGGCACCGGTTTGTCGGGCAGTGATAATCCCGGCGTGAATTGCGCTGTCACGTCGTGCGGTGCGGGATCGACCTCGAGCACCAACACGGGTTGGACCGCCGGCGGAGGCATCGAATATGCCTGGTCCAATCAGCTCTCACTGAAGGCTGAATATCTGCACGTCGATCTCGGCAGCAATTCTCTGACCTATCCGGTTACGCTCGCGGTCAGCCAAAGCACGACCCGCGCCGAGTACCGGGCGGACATCGTACGGTTTGGCATCAACTGGAAGCTCGGCGCCTACAATTGA
- a CDS encoding VOC family protein, with protein sequence MPSITPFLWLDNNVRDAVAFYQSVFPNAEIETVSDFMASFELEGQRFYALNGGPQHKFNEAVSFFISVETQEQVDYFWSKLTDGGQESRCGWLKDKFGLSWQVVPTALGRYLGDPDRKAADRVMQAMLKMQKIVIADLDRAYAG encoded by the coding sequence ATGCCTTCGATCACGCCGTTCCTCTGGCTCGACAACAACGTCCGCGACGCCGTGGCTTTCTACCAATCGGTGTTCCCGAACGCCGAGATCGAGACCGTCAGCGACTTCATGGCGAGTTTCGAGCTCGAAGGGCAGCGGTTCTATGCGCTCAATGGCGGGCCGCAGCACAAGTTCAACGAGGCGGTGTCGTTCTTCATCAGCGTCGAGACCCAGGAGCAGGTGGATTACTTCTGGAGCAAGCTGACCGATGGCGGCCAGGAATCGCGCTGCGGCTGGCTCAAGGACAAATTCGGCCTGTCCTGGCAGGTGGTCCCGACTGCGCTCGGCCGCTACCTCGGCGACCCCGACCGCAAGGCCGCCGACCGCGTGATGCAGGCGATGCTGAAGATGCAGAAGATCGTGATCGCCGATCTCGACAGGGCGTACGCGGGCTGA